The following coding sequences are from one Nonlabens arenilitoris window:
- a CDS encoding response regulator, with the protein MNVLLADHHPVFRRGIKSLMKDSKRLRFTGKVEDGEMLLSGIKEHKPELLILEIDLPNSNGAGAIREIRSHFPDLKVLIVSCHPEEIYAISAIKAGANGYISKTKSSKEIKKAIETVISGETFLSDSIKEVMNSKSKSGKSVTLRYKKLSAREIEVLNLLSRGKRNKEISQILSINEKTVSTYKTRLLKKLNVDNIADLIHQSRLLQITS; encoded by the coding sequence ATGAACGTTTTATTAGCAGACCATCATCCTGTGTTCCGTAGAGGAATAAAAAGTTTGATGAAGGACAGTAAGCGTTTACGCTTCACAGGAAAGGTTGAAGATGGAGAGATGCTCTTATCAGGCATCAAGGAGCATAAACCCGAATTACTTATCCTAGAAATTGACTTACCTAATTCTAACGGTGCTGGTGCAATAAGAGAGATAAGATCTCACTTTCCAGACCTTAAAGTACTTATCGTAAGCTGTCACCCAGAAGAGATATATGCCATTAGTGCCATTAAAGCTGGCGCAAACGGCTATATCTCAAAAACAAAATCTTCTAAAGAGATTAAAAAAGCGATTGAAACTGTGATCAGTGGAGAGACCTTCTTATCTGACTCTATTAAAGAAGTAATGAACTCAAAAAGTAAATCTGGTAAATCTGTAACCTTGCGTTACAAAAAACTATCTGCCAGAGAGATTGAAGTTCTTAATTTGCTTTCAAGAGGAAAGAGAAATAAGGAAATTTCACAAATCTTGAGTATCAATGAGAAAACGGTTAGTACTTATAAAACCCGTTTACTTAAAAAGCTTAATGTAGATAATATTGCAGACTTGATACACCAGTCGCGACTTCTACAAATCACCTCCTAG
- the dnaG gene encoding DNA primase, protein MISRTTVDNVFETARVEEVIGDFVQLKKSGSNFKGLSPFSDERSPSFMVSPVKQIWKDFSSGKGGNAVTFLMEHEHFTFPEAIKWLANKYGIEIIETQQTDEEKQTQDQKESMFLVSKFAAEWMQSQLKTEMGKAIGYSYFKERGFTDETIQYFQLGYSPDQWSAFTDAAIKAGYQLEFLEKTGLTIVKEQKQFDRFKGRVMFPIRSLSGRVLGFGGRILTNEKKAAKYLNSPQSDIYDKSKVLYGIYEAKQSIAKEDLCYLVEGYTDVIQLHQAGVKNVVSSSGTALTKEQIRLIQRLTKNITVLYDGDAAGMRAAIRGIDLILEAGLNVRICTFPEGEDPDSFAKAHTQTEIEDFLKANSVDFISFKSNLLKQEAAGDPIKKAEMIRDIVQSIAKVPDDISREIYVRESAAILDIGEDVLFSSLAQNRNAGITEQRKKERRDQQSQPLKKVESAEAAVKVDRRSVLEHAIIKILLLYGDKVEDFQEEFLQESEDGELVVEPVKVTMPVYEKVYLDLQNDEIEFSNTIFKTLYPKIVDLLLMQGKVDLNHVMSTLNEHEARLVADLVMQEDKYQLHKWDGKMIFVKSKDETVSTYTMDAILNFRRLMIEEKIKALFESISKDPAVDNTDVLSTVRDYNKLSRYLGRRLNRVV, encoded by the coding sequence TTGATATCACGTACTACTGTAGATAATGTTTTTGAAACCGCTCGAGTAGAAGAGGTAATCGGTGACTTTGTGCAACTCAAAAAATCAGGTTCAAACTTTAAAGGTTTGAGTCCATTCTCTGATGAGCGTTCACCTAGTTTTATGGTGTCACCAGTAAAACAAATATGGAAAGATTTCAGTTCTGGTAAAGGTGGAAATGCGGTTACCTTTTTAATGGAACATGAACATTTTACTTTTCCAGAAGCTATCAAATGGTTAGCTAATAAATATGGAATTGAGATTATAGAAACTCAACAAACAGACGAGGAAAAGCAAACACAGGATCAAAAAGAGTCCATGTTTTTAGTTTCTAAATTTGCCGCAGAGTGGATGCAGTCCCAACTCAAAACTGAAATGGGTAAAGCTATAGGCTATAGTTATTTTAAAGAACGTGGCTTTACTGATGAGACTATTCAATATTTTCAACTAGGTTACTCACCAGACCAGTGGAGTGCTTTTACAGATGCAGCCATAAAAGCTGGTTATCAATTAGAGTTTCTAGAGAAAACAGGTCTTACCATAGTTAAAGAACAGAAACAATTTGACCGATTTAAAGGTCGTGTAATGTTTCCTATACGTAGTTTATCTGGTCGTGTTTTAGGTTTTGGAGGTAGAATACTTACTAATGAAAAGAAGGCGGCAAAGTATCTTAATTCACCGCAAAGTGATATATATGATAAGTCTAAAGTGCTTTATGGTATTTATGAAGCAAAGCAATCAATTGCTAAAGAAGACTTATGCTATCTAGTAGAAGGTTATACAGATGTGATACAGCTTCATCAAGCTGGCGTTAAAAACGTAGTGTCCAGTTCTGGTACCGCTTTAACTAAAGAGCAAATTAGACTTATACAAAGACTTACTAAAAATATTACAGTTCTTTATGATGGTGATGCCGCTGGAATGCGTGCCGCTATACGTGGTATAGATCTCATACTTGAAGCCGGACTTAATGTACGTATCTGCACCTTTCCAGAAGGAGAAGATCCAGACAGTTTTGCAAAAGCACATACACAGACTGAAATTGAGGACTTTTTAAAAGCAAATTCAGTAGATTTTATAAGTTTTAAGTCTAACTTATTAAAACAAGAAGCGGCAGGTGATCCTATAAAAAAGGCAGAGATGATCAGGGATATTGTGCAAAGTATTGCCAAGGTGCCTGATGATATTTCTAGAGAGATTTATGTAAGAGAAAGTGCAGCTATACTGGACATAGGAGAAGATGTATTGTTTTCTTCACTAGCCCAAAATCGTAATGCAGGTATAACAGAGCAACGCAAGAAAGAGAGACGTGATCAACAATCACAACCATTAAAAAAAGTTGAAAGTGCAGAGGCTGCTGTTAAAGTGGATAGGCGATCCGTTTTAGAGCACGCCATTATTAAAATCTTATTATTATACGGTGATAAAGTTGAAGATTTTCAAGAAGAATTTCTACAAGAGTCAGAAGATGGAGAACTAGTCGTTGAGCCTGTTAAGGTAACCATGCCGGTTTATGAAAAAGTTTATCTCGATCTTCAAAATGATGAGATAGAGTTTTCTAATACTATATTTAAAACTCTATACCCCAAAATTGTTGATCTATTATTGATGCAAGGTAAAGTAGATCTTAACCATGTCATGTCTACACTTAATGAGCACGAGGCTAGGTTAGTAGCAGATCTGGTGATGCAAGAAGATAAATATCAACTGCATAAATGGGATGGGAAAATGATTTTTGTAAAGTCTAAAGATGAAACTGTTTCTACCTATACCATGGATGCAATCCTTAATTTCCGTAGATTAATGATAGAAGAGAAGATAAAAGCTCTTTTTGAGAGTATTTCTAAAGATCCCGCAGTAGATAATACTGATGTATTATCTACCGTTAGGGACTATAATAAATTGAGTAGATATCTGGGGAGACGCCTAAATCGTGTTGTCTAG
- a CDS encoding sigma-70 family RNA polymerase sigma factor, with the protein MIQLYTNEKKLIEKAATGDRKAQKHLYEKHASRMLSVCRQYVSPVELAEELMLNGFFKVFTKLDSFSHQGSFEGWVRRIMVRECIDYLRKKDPFKYSSSIDEEKEPACIDEDAEDSIDMNVLQEAIDGLPVGYKTVFVMYAVDGFKHSEIAQVLQISESTSKTQFRKARLMLQEELKMMKKKHYEA; encoded by the coding sequence GTGATACAACTCTATACTAACGAAAAAAAGCTTATTGAAAAAGCTGCTACTGGTGATAGAAAAGCCCAGAAGCATCTTTATGAAAAGCATGCATCTAGAATGCTAAGCGTTTGTAGACAATATGTATCGCCAGTAGAGCTGGCAGAAGAATTGATGCTTAACGGTTTTTTTAAAGTGTTTACAAAACTGGACAGCTTTTCACATCAGGGAAGTTTTGAAGGTTGGGTAAGACGTATTATGGTAAGAGAATGTATTGATTACCTGCGCAAGAAAGATCCTTTTAAATATTCCTCTAGTATTGATGAAGAGAAAGAACCTGCCTGTATTGATGAAGATGCCGAGGATAGTATTGATATGAACGTTCTACAAGAAGCGATTGACGGATTGCCAGTAGGGTATAAAACTGTTTTTGTCATGTATGCAGTTGATGGATTTAAACATAGTGAGATTGCTCAAGTACTTCAAATTAGTGAGAGTACCTCAAAAACACAGTTCCGTAAAGCGCGATTGATGCTGCAGGAAGAATTAAAAATGATGAAAAAAAAGCATTATGAAGCTTAA
- a CDS encoding fasciclin domain-containing protein has product MKLTNVFTALAFLGLGMSVNAQSDQQLASTSPAQPAIVKSATPQVMADDITGVAASDKRFATLVAAVKAADLVQTLQSEGPFTVFAPTNSAFDKLPKGTLANLLKTENKDKIERILAYHVVPGEWTAAKIVENIETNGGGFMATTVQGQPIYASLVDGKVVLKDANGNTSIITVTDIEATNGVIHAVDKVVLPKE; this is encoded by the coding sequence ATGAAATTAACAAACGTCTTTACAGCACTTGCATTCTTAGGATTGGGAATGAGTGTTAATGCACAATCAGATCAACAACTAGCCTCTACAAGCCCTGCACAGCCAGCTATTGTAAAATCAGCAACGCCACAAGTAATGGCTGATGATATTACAGGTGTGGCAGCATCAGATAAACGTTTTGCAACCTTAGTAGCTGCAGTAAAAGCTGCAGATTTAGTACAGACTTTACAAAGTGAAGGGCCTTTTACCGTTTTTGCGCCCACTAATAGTGCCTTTGATAAATTACCTAAGGGAACACTCGCTAACTTATTAAAGACAGAAAATAAAGATAAAATAGAGCGTATTCTTGCTTACCATGTAGTTCCGGGAGAATGGACGGCTGCAAAGATTGTTGAAAATATTGAAACTAATGGCGGTGGTTTTATGGCTACTACAGTGCAAGGTCAGCCCATTTATGCTAGTCTTGTAGATGGTAAGGTAGTTCTTAAAGATGCAAATGGCAATACTTCTATTATTACAGTAACAGATATTGAAGCTACTAACGGTGTCATACATGCCGTTGATAAAGTAGTGCTTCCTAAAGAGTAA
- a CDS encoding RNA polymerase sigma factor, with protein MTPILEQHIVELIRQGDQRGMSLLYDHYGPALYGCALKLTKDKDASSDILQDALLKIWNNCNSYNADKAKFFTWCYGITRNTTIDYLRKVQKKQSKEIQLKDRDVYPIEDTINQDDKESLKRQISTLDTKYISVLDAVFYKGMTHMEAADYLDIPLGTFKTRMRAALIELRTINKGITVLIWILTIS; from the coding sequence TTGACTCCTATTCTAGAACAGCATATCGTTGAATTAATTAGGCAAGGCGACCAGCGAGGCATGAGTTTACTCTATGATCATTATGGTCCCGCTTTATATGGTTGCGCTTTAAAACTTACTAAGGATAAAGACGCATCCAGTGATATACTACAAGATGCATTACTTAAAATATGGAATAATTGTAACTCCTATAATGCAGATAAAGCGAAATTCTTTACCTGGTGTTATGGGATTACTCGCAACACAACAATTGACTATTTAAGAAAAGTTCAAAAAAAACAGTCCAAAGAAATCCAATTAAAGGATCGAGACGTATATCCTATAGAGGACACTATTAATCAAGATGATAAAGAAAGTCTTAAAAGGCAAATTAGTACCTTAGATACAAAATACATATCTGTATTAGATGCTGTCTTTTATAAAGGTATGACGCATATGGAAGCAGCTGATTATTTAGATATTCCTCTAGGAACTTTTAAAACCAGAATGCGTGCTGCTTTAATAGAATTGCGCACTATAAATAAAGGGATCACCGTTCTAATATGGATTTTAACAATATCATGA
- a CDS encoding anti-sigma factor: MKIENQHIEEFLQSGLLDRYVIGDTTDAENVEIENMIAQHQEIQTAYDKLQEELFLYAQTNAVTPPYDLKEQIVNKVLKREESVNSNHENWLSIAAVIVALLALSGLGYLYQQNTGLKQEIVETTTQFENLERDYELNDTQKRILEMRLAFIEAGDTEKYLMRGYIKEEPLRVIAYYNQPAGKAQIEIAALPALEKGKDYQLWADVDGEMVSLAVLNDLKPKTISAEILKKASDLNITIEKAGGSKHASVENLVSSIPLNTIP, from the coding sequence ATGAAAATAGAGAATCAACACATAGAAGAGTTTTTGCAATCTGGTTTACTAGATCGATATGTCATAGGTGATACGACTGATGCTGAAAATGTTGAGATAGAGAATATGATAGCTCAACATCAAGAAATTCAAACAGCTTATGATAAATTACAAGAAGAGCTATTCTTATATGCTCAAACAAATGCTGTTACTCCACCTTATGATTTAAAAGAACAAATTGTAAATAAAGTACTAAAGCGAGAAGAATCCGTAAATAGCAATCATGAAAACTGGTTGAGCATCGCTGCTGTTATAGTTGCTTTACTTGCTTTATCTGGTCTAGGTTACTTATACCAGCAAAATACTGGTCTTAAACAAGAGATTGTAGAAACGACTACTCAATTTGAAAACCTAGAACGTGATTATGAGCTCAATGATACTCAAAAAAGAATATTAGAAATGCGTCTTGCATTTATAGAAGCTGGTGATACTGAGAAATATTTAATGCGAGGTTACATAAAAGAAGAACCGTTACGTGTTATTGCATATTATAATCAACCAGCTGGTAAAGCTCAAATAGAAATTGCCGCGCTGCCAGCCTTAGAAAAAGGAAAGGATTATCAATTATGGGCAGATGTGGATGGAGAGATGGTTTCTCTAGCAGTATTAAATGACTTAAAACCTAAAACCATAAGTGCTGAGATTCTTAAAAAAGCATCAGATTTAAATATCACTATCGAAAAAGCTGGAGGAAGCAAACACGCAAGTGTTGAAAATTTAGTGTCATCGATACCATTAAATACGATACCATAA
- the era gene encoding GTPase Era has product MEEKVEHKAGFVNIVGNPNVGKSTLMNALVGERLSIITSKAQTTRHRILGIVNGEDFQMVLSDTPGIIKPAYKLQESMMEFVKNAFEDADCILYMVELGEKELKNEAFEKRLTFAEVPVIVLINKIDKGQASQLEDAVAHWKERLPNAEIFAISALENFGVPQLMARIVEILPASPAFYPKDALTDKPERFFVNESIREKILIHYKKEIPYSVEIDTEEFFEDEDIIRIRSVIMVERETQKGIIIGHKGAAIKRVGTEARKDLQKFFGKQVHIELYVKVNKNWRSNEKQLRRFGYKGENK; this is encoded by the coding sequence ATGGAAGAGAAAGTAGAACATAAAGCAGGTTTTGTTAACATAGTAGGGAATCCTAATGTTGGGAAATCTACATTGATGAATGCTCTAGTAGGTGAACGTTTATCTATTATTACTTCAAAAGCACAGACCACACGTCACCGTATATTAGGTATTGTAAATGGTGAGGATTTTCAAATGGTATTGAGTGATACGCCTGGTATTATTAAACCAGCATACAAGCTTCAAGAAAGTATGATGGAGTTTGTAAAAAATGCTTTTGAAGATGCAGATTGTATTCTGTATATGGTAGAACTAGGTGAAAAGGAACTTAAAAATGAAGCGTTTGAAAAACGATTAACCTTTGCCGAGGTTCCGGTTATCGTATTAATTAATAAGATTGATAAAGGTCAAGCGTCTCAACTAGAAGATGCCGTGGCGCACTGGAAAGAAAGATTGCCTAATGCAGAGATTTTTGCGATTAGTGCTTTAGAGAATTTTGGTGTTCCACAATTAATGGCACGTATTGTTGAAATATTGCCAGCTTCACCAGCTTTTTATCCTAAAGATGCTTTAACAGATAAACCAGAACGATTTTTTGTAAATGAAAGCATACGCGAGAAAATCTTAATACATTATAAAAAAGAGATTCCATACTCTGTAGAGATTGATACAGAAGAATTTTTTGAAGATGAAGATATCATAAGAATACGATCAGTGATTATGGTAGAGCGCGAGACGCAAAAAGGAATTATTATAGGTCACAAAGGTGCTGCTATTAAACGTGTAGGGACTGAGGCACGCAAGGATTTACAAAAATTCTTTGGCAAGCAGGTTCATATAGAGTTATATGTAAAAGTGAATAAAAACTGGCGTAGTAATGAGAAACAACTGCGACGTTTTGGTTATAAAGGAGAGAATAAATAA
- a CDS encoding T9SS type A sorting domain-containing protein: MRKIWFSTLLTLVSLSSSIAQNISIDLTYGVNGYANGATNGTFLNVSTMLPGNKVLVAGNPGSNTSYYLEKYLDTGSRDATFGTNGLVLVNINTNSKDNANAIQVQSDGKIIIAGTSDSDASLFGTYWDVFVSRLMPDGSVDTTFGTNGHVKTNLGTNDDEVWEVAVTSTGEIFVLAATQNAAVVNKLLKYNNTGVLDTSFGTNGVLDLPVPADSRFYELIINDQDELFLSGTILNTATNEYDATVMKFDLQGSLITSYGTNGVVIIIDTLENYTTRDMIFTTDGGLLITGAAGNNSIDTQLALYKITANGLLDTTFNTTGVAYFNHGSSNYGVTFAYSVVELPDGSFIAQADVIGNNNYDLLLLNIGVDGALINGFGNSGRYILPRSTHQDYNRQVLLQDDGKVIVVGMATDATTRRTMLVRFKDAFTLSNSVNYNIVPSVFPNPFRDQVKVEGKVETEQLTLYNALGQPVSSILNSNVINTSKLPSGIYFLTIIDVQGSKTVKQLIKE, encoded by the coding sequence ATGAGAAAAATATGGTTTTCAACTCTGTTGACATTGGTAAGTTTGAGTAGTTCGATAGCTCAAAATATTTCTATTGATCTAACTTATGGTGTTAATGGCTATGCAAATGGAGCAACTAATGGAACATTTTTAAACGTGTCTACTATGCTGCCAGGTAATAAAGTTCTCGTGGCGGGAAATCCAGGTTCTAACACCAGTTATTATTTAGAGAAATATTTAGATACAGGATCTAGAGATGCTACGTTTGGGACCAATGGTTTAGTCTTAGTAAATATTAATACAAATTCTAAGGATAATGCAAATGCAATTCAAGTGCAGTCAGATGGAAAAATTATTATCGCAGGAACATCAGATAGTGATGCTTCACTCTTTGGAACTTATTGGGATGTTTTTGTATCACGATTGATGCCTGATGGTTCTGTGGACACAACCTTTGGGACAAATGGACATGTAAAAACTAATCTAGGAACAAATGATGATGAGGTATGGGAAGTAGCTGTTACCAGCACTGGAGAAATATTTGTTCTAGCAGCCACTCAAAATGCTGCTGTAGTTAACAAGTTGCTTAAATATAATAATACCGGAGTGTTAGATACTAGTTTTGGTACTAACGGAGTTTTGGACCTGCCAGTTCCCGCAGATTCTCGTTTCTATGAATTGATAATTAATGACCAAGATGAACTTTTTTTAAGCGGTACTATACTTAATACTGCTACAAATGAGTATGATGCAACGGTTATGAAATTTGATCTTCAAGGATCATTGATTACTTCTTATGGGACTAACGGCGTAGTAATCATAATTGATACTCTAGAGAATTACACAACCAGAGACATGATTTTTACTACTGACGGTGGATTATTAATTACCGGAGCAGCAGGTAATAACTCCATAGACACGCAACTTGCACTTTATAAAATCACAGCAAATGGTCTTTTAGATACCACATTTAACACTACTGGGGTAGCGTATTTTAACCATGGTTCTAGTAACTATGGAGTCACGTTTGCCTACAGTGTCGTTGAGCTGCCAGACGGCTCATTTATCGCGCAGGCAGATGTTATAGGTAATAATAATTATGATTTATTACTACTTAATATAGGAGTTGATGGTGCTTTAATTAATGGCTTCGGTAATAGTGGGAGATACATTCTGCCACGTAGTACCCATCAAGATTATAATAGACAAGTTTTATTGCAGGATGATGGAAAAGTGATCGTTGTAGGTATGGCTACTGACGCGACTACTAGAAGGACCATGCTTGTGCGATTTAAAGATGCTTTTACTTTATCTAATTCAGTAAACTATAATATTGTGCCATCTGTATTTCCTAATCCGTTTCGAGATCAAGTTAAAGTTGAAGGAAAGGTTGAAACTGAGCAATTAACCTTATATAATGCTTTAGGTCAGCCAGTAAGTTCTATTTTAAATAGTAACGTTATCAATACTTCAAAACTTCCTTCAGGAATATACTTTCTAACCATTATCGATGTGCAAGGTTCCAAAACGGTAAAACAATTAATTAAGGAATAA
- a CDS encoding mechanosensitive ion channel family protein: MIFQQENTEEIAAAAAKAAKAEARSNMTTTELILDQLESWYETLITNLPSMAVALIVLIVTYFISKWVSRGVQKLIQHKVNQVSVRKLIGKVAAAVVIVGGLFIALNVLDLNETVQAIIAGAGVSGLVIGLALQGTLSNTLSGVHLSFRKMVSVGDWVETNGYEGEIISIDLNKFIMREADNNTVIIPNKLIMENPMKNYGLTKTMRVIVHCGVGYESDLDHVREVAKQAILDNFDQIKSKDDVEFYYREFGDSSINFMLRFYYDIENGLQKLINTSEAIIVIKKAFDREGINIPFPIRTLQFDNQLQMQNVPEQQS, encoded by the coding sequence ATGATATTCCAACAGGAAAACACAGAAGAAATAGCAGCTGCTGCCGCAAAGGCTGCAAAAGCAGAAGCGAGATCTAACATGACTACAACTGAATTGATTTTAGATCAATTAGAATCATGGTATGAAACTCTTATCACCAACTTGCCTAGTATGGCAGTTGCACTAATTGTATTAATAGTAACTTATTTTATATCAAAATGGGTTAGTCGAGGTGTACAAAAACTAATACAGCATAAAGTCAATCAAGTATCTGTGCGCAAACTAATAGGTAAAGTCGCTGCAGCCGTAGTAATTGTAGGTGGTTTATTTATTGCACTAAATGTTCTTGATTTAAATGAAACGGTACAAGCCATAATTGCTGGTGCTGGTGTATCAGGTCTTGTCATAGGTCTTGCTTTACAAGGTACTTTATCTAATACGTTAAGCGGTGTACACTTAAGTTTTAGGAAAATGGTAAGCGTTGGCGATTGGGTAGAAACCAATGGCTATGAAGGTGAAATTATTTCTATAGATTTAAATAAGTTCATTATGCGTGAAGCAGATAATAATACTGTGATTATACCTAACAAATTAATCATGGAAAACCCTATGAAAAACTACGGTCTAACTAAAACCATGAGAGTTATTGTGCACTGTGGTGTAGGCTATGAAAGTGATCTAGATCACGTAAGGGAAGTAGCTAAACAAGCGATTCTTGACAATTTTGACCAAATCAAATCTAAAGACGACGTAGAGTTCTATTATAGAGAATTTGGCGATAGCAGCATTAATTTCATGTTGAGGTTCTATTATGATATAGAAAATGGATTACAAAAGTTAATCAATACTAGTGAAGCTATTATTGTAATCAAAAAAGCATTTGACAGAGAAGGAATTAACATCCCATTCCCGATAAGAACACTACAGTTTGACAATCAATTACAAATGCAAAATGTTCCAGAGCAACAAAGTTAG
- a CDS encoding helix-turn-helix domain-containing protein, with translation MNQPELGNYIAQLRKEKGLTQEELVELCNINVRTIQRIENGDVTPRSYTVKNILEALGKSIDEVFKTSEKQPDVLPAINYNKSLLGWGMIAGIIYLILGTLNVLVSINEAFNTELMPPSIYGVSIIIEYLTLTVLLIAIAHYGLLNKGTLIKNASYGAIALLAIFYIIDFLFYSNLLDENEGIGMVLSYSSLFFMV, from the coding sequence ATGAATCAGCCAGAATTAGGAAACTACATTGCACAATTAAGAAAGGAAAAAGGACTTACTCAAGAAGAGCTTGTTGAGCTGTGTAACATAAATGTACGCACCATACAACGCATTGAGAATGGAGATGTAACTCCTAGAAGTTACACAGTTAAAAATATTCTTGAAGCTTTAGGTAAATCCATTGATGAGGTTTTTAAAACTTCAGAAAAACAACCCGATGTTTTGCCAGCCATTAATTATAATAAGTCTTTACTAGGTTGGGGAATGATTGCTGGTATTATCTATTTAATATTAGGAACATTAAATGTATTAGTGAGTATAAACGAAGCTTTTAATACTGAGCTTATGCCACCTAGTATTTATGGGGTAAGTATAATTATTGAATATCTAACGTTAACTGTTTTACTAATAGCTATTGCGCACTATGGTCTGCTTAATAAAGGCACATTAATTAAAAATGCATCGTATGGCGCTATAGCCTTACTTGCAATATTTTATATAATTGACTTCTTGTTTTATTCAAATTTGCTGGATGAAAATGAAGGAATAGGTATGGTGCTATCTTACTCTTCTCTTTTTTTTATGGTTTGA
- a CDS encoding nuclear transport factor 2 family protein: MKIIKLTTLFFLIVIVYACSTATTEKLQETDEEATIAVEKVVQDLFDEVWSGHDETAITRYQTDDFLLLEHGEVWNNDTIANWCKNAKKRELQFERINNFERIAAKRNGDKLWLAYHNYGTFKLDTVSFKSSWLESVVAVKKDSVWKLELMHSTRQSND, encoded by the coding sequence ATGAAAATTATTAAACTAACGACACTATTTTTCTTAATAGTAATCGTGTATGCTTGCTCGACCGCAACAACCGAAAAACTTCAAGAAACTGATGAGGAAGCGACAATAGCTGTAGAGAAAGTGGTTCAAGACTTATTTGATGAGGTCTGGTCAGGTCATGATGAGACTGCAATAACTAGGTATCAAACAGATGATTTCTTGCTATTAGAACATGGTGAAGTATGGAATAATGACACTATTGCAAACTGGTGTAAAAATGCTAAGAAAAGAGAGCTCCAATTTGAACGAATCAACAACTTTGAAAGAATTGCGGCAAAACGTAACGGCGATAAATTATGGCTAGCATATCACAATTACGGTACGTTCAAATTAGATACCGTTAGTTTTAAAAGTAGCTGGTTAGAAAGTGTTGTAGCTGTTAAAAAAGATTCTGTTTGGAAATTAGAGTTAATGCATTCTACGAGACAATCAAACGATTGA
- a CDS encoding VPGUxxT family thioredoxin-like (seleno)protein, type 2: MKNTVNTIIAISLALYSIISSAQRTDPKSQDKELGAVSWYRDYSTALKLSKEHNKPVLILFQEVPGCATCRNYGHNVLSNPLMTEVIQNEFIPLAIFNNKGGKDKDVLKIYKEPAWNNPVVRIVDYDGVDIVDRVGNDYSAQGLYRAMENALKVSKIEIPQYMMILAKELYGNINSRNKETYYSMYCFWSGEKLLGTQPGILNTEAGFMNGYEVVKVTYDSTALNINDLNSYANSQEMRPIKKDQSYRISSKDEDYYLKHSNYQYLPLSPLQRTLINSALGNRNDAQQYLSPQQMKWYAQSGKTDKILYLSPFGQAWKERMYSS, encoded by the coding sequence ATGAAAAATACTGTAAATACAATTATAGCTATAAGCTTAGCACTATACTCAATAATTTCAAGCGCACAAAGAACAGACCCAAAAAGTCAAGATAAAGAATTAGGCGCTGTAAGCTGGTATAGAGACTATTCAACCGCATTAAAACTATCTAAAGAACATAATAAACCAGTTCTTATTTTATTTCAAGAAGTTCCTGGATGCGCTACCTGTCGTAACTATGGTCACAATGTATTGAGTAACCCATTGATGACTGAGGTTATTCAAAATGAATTTATTCCCTTAGCAATTTTTAATAATAAAGGTGGTAAGGATAAAGATGTATTAAAGATCTATAAAGAACCTGCATGGAATAATCCCGTGGTACGTATTGTAGACTATGATGGTGTAGATATCGTAGATCGTGTGGGAAATGATTACAGTGCCCAAGGTTTATATCGCGCAATGGAAAATGCTTTAAAAGTTAGCAAAATAGAGATCCCGCAATACATGATGATTTTAGCAAAGGAGCTTTATGGTAATATCAATTCTAGGAATAAAGAAACCTACTACAGCATGTACTGTTTCTGGAGTGGTGAGAAGCTATTAGGTACTCAACCTGGTATATTAAATACTGAAGCAGGATTTATGAATGGTTATGAGGTAGTAAAAGTAACCTATGACAGCACTGCATTAAACATTAATGATTTAAACAGTTATGCAAATAGTCAAGAAATGCGTCCTATTAAAAAGGATCAATCTTATAGAATCAGTTCTAAAGATGAAGATTATTATTTAAAACATAGCAACTACCAGTATTTACCTTTATCTCCTCTACAGCGCACATTAATAAATAGTGCTTTAGGAAATAGGAATGATGCACAACAATATTTAAGTCCACAACAAATGAAATGGTATGCACAATCTGGTAAAACTGATAAAATTCTGTATTTATCACCCTTTGGACAAGCTTGGAAAGAAAGGATGTATAGTTCTTAA